In Festucalex cinctus isolate MCC-2025b chromosome 9, RoL_Fcin_1.0, whole genome shotgun sequence, the DNA window ATCTCAAGTTTAATGtccgtttatttttgtttttaagtgcaTAAAGAGTCCAGAAAAAAAGTTTATCGTtaacatgaataaaataaatgaaacctaTTAGTATGAACTTTTAGGTGTTACACGTACCTGCACATTAGTCCGGTCCGCCACCCACCTCGCCAGCTGCTCAGCTGCAAAGCCTTTGACCTGGAGTTCGTAGTTATCAGACTTACGAGGCTTCCCTTTGGCAGGGAAATGGAGAAATGTTGGCGCAGAGTTCATATTAAGCTGcaacaaaaatgcaaatttaCATATTCAACACTTCAAAAGGTCCTATCAGTATTTTCTAAAGACAAGACTTTTCAACTTTCACCTCATTTAACCATTCATACCAGGACTGATTTCGTTTAAGGAATCACTCTAGTACTGTTATGGCTGGCATGAGTAAAGGCTAATATGCAGAGTAGGTAAACTATCAAACTCTCATCTCACCATCTGAAAGACATCCGATCCTTCATCAAAATCAACAGATGCAAAGAAGACCTTGTTTGTGAAGGCAGAGGAATAACGCCAGGAGTTTGCTAGCACTTGATATTCTTCATCTGCTTGTCTGtaataaaaacatgcatttgaattccatccatcttctatacCACTCTCTCTCCTTATTTAGGTCTGTTCACAATTTCACATGGACTAATATGGAATTGTATTCTTGACAGATGCCTGAAAAAATGAGTATATATACATTACATTGTCTGCTCCATACCTGCAGACCCCGCACTGCCTCTGGGGTTGCAATGCTGTAAACATGATGACAACTGAGTAGTTTCTGGGAGGAGCCTTTACAAAGCGTCGAAATTTATCGCCATTCATTCGAATGACAGAACGCTTGGAGGTCCACTCCATCATCTGGGTCACTTTCTCAGAAAGGAGAGTCTCCACAGACAGAAGCAATAATTGTGTTAGTTTGGTATGGCtgttttatgttcattttttacattatgtgtTCTGTAAAGTGATCAAACAGTATAGCACGTACAATTTCAACTAAATGAGGACACCATATTAATAATATGAGAAAAAGGTTTGAAACATATGACAAAATCCTTTGCTAAGTTACAGTTGTAGTGTGGGACTGTTCACTTACTCAGCATTTCACCGAGTAaaatctaatgagatccaacaCAAATTCACTATCAAGCGgcattaataaaaatattgcattcatagtgtcaatcaaaactgagcattcCTCGCTTTTCGTCGCTTTTTTTGGCACATTGGCACTAGATCGTCTATAATGCCGCCTGTCGTTGCATGGACAGTATACAAATCTCGCATTTTATTATAACCTCTTCATAAATAATCCGCATGTTAGCATTTCTCAGATGACTGTTAGCCTAAATGCTAAAACCAGGAAGAACGACAGAGAAGTTAGAAATGACATGAAACTATCCCATGTGTTGTATGAACATTAGCCACTCAGCATTAATAAAACTAAACAAGAATACCTCTTTTTTCTTCTGTGCGTCAATTGAGTCATGGTAGAATATGAAAAGGATAAACAACgaaaataaaagttttccaCACATTCTGTTGCACTGCAACCAATAGTCTCCTGTCAACTTTCTATTGGTcgttctacttcttcttcttctgttatGTGTCTTCCTCTATGGTGTTTAGCGGCGTTTGGCACAGGTATGAACACCAGCCAGCGCACTCTAGCGGCCCGGCTGAACGCCATTGCCtacgtggcggccatgttggcagggGCGACTTTCCAATAAAGGCAATGCATGGACATTGACAGTATGCCGTAACTTGCTCAGTTCGCAAGCGAATTGCatgaggtttattttttttgtaaatgacaaaaatacgTGATACCAATTCCACAAAttcgacaaaaatataaaaattaatatGATGTCCGGCGTCTACCATTTGAAGCTATAACACTGTAGCTTCAACTCTTTTGGCAAATCTGTCCACAAGGTTTAGGACTGTGTTTATGGGAATTTCTGACCATTCTTCTAGAAGTGCGTTTGTGAGTTCACACACTGATGTTGGAcgacaaggtctggctctcaGTTCTTACTCTAATTTATCCCAAATGTGTTCCATCAAGGCAGGTCAAGTCCATTCACACCAGACTCTTGCCACACGTCTTTATGGTGCACAGTCATGTTGGGCAGAGAAAGAGACCAGCTCCAAACTGTTCCCACAAAGTTGAAAGCATGGAATTGTCCAAGATCTCTTGGTATGCTAGCTGAAGCAAACCCAACTCCTGAAAACCCACACCATAATCTCTCCTCCACCAAACTTAACGCCTAGCTGTCAGATATACCCGTTCTCTTGGCAACTGCCAAACCCAGATATGTCACTCCAGATGACGTGTCTCTACTGCGCTAGGGTCCAATGGCAGTGTGTTTCACACCACTGTATCTACGCTTTGCATTGCACTTGTATAAAAGTATTGTATTGGAATGGCAAGGTCagttaatttgatttgattgtatACTGAACACATTTGACTATGACATCAAAACATAAATAGCTTTTATTTCATGCCCAGCACCCCACGAATTTGagatcaaattattattattattattattattattattattattattattattattattattattatcatcatcaaaattattattattattatgattattattattattattattattattattattattattattattattattattattattattattattattattatgctactATCATTactatatttcattttaaaacaaactaaaaactgTAAAACCTTAAACTATTTTAGTTTACATATCTTACAATCTTTGAACAACCAAAATACGGTAGCTCTCACTCTCATTGCTGCAGCCCGGAGCCTTTATTCCAGGGCCCTTGTTTTTCGCTACAGTGTTGGTATTGGAGAGTGTAATTGCGCTCTTATGATCTACTGTACTCTAACCCCACGacaatgaacaaacaaacaaaaacaaaaaacaaaaaacaaaaacaaaacaaaaaaaacgggttGAGTTTTGATACCACTGTGGACTCGCACAGCTTTGTACTACCAAACTCTTGTCTATAACAAGTGACAGGATTAAAGTCGTCTGTGTGCATTTCATTATTGTTTTGAAGGGAGGAAGAATGTTTCTTTTGAAGCAATATATTGCCCATTTTCAGCGTGCGGTATGTGGCTACGTACGAAGGGGCGGAGCGTTATGGGTCCCAAGTGATCCAGATTCAGGAAATGACAACCGTCCACACAGTCGCATGGGAAGTTAAGTTGTGCTTGCTTTCGGTCCGTGATGCGACACGAGTATCTGATATGCGCACGCGATGACTGAACAACAATGTAATCGTGGGATGGGTAGCAATAAAACAGGTATGCCATTACAATAATGCCAACGTGACACCGTTTAACTTAGGTTTTTTCCTGTGTGTACAATTTTAGCTGCGGGTATGCTAACTAGTAGCTAGCTTTGACAAAGACCCAGGTTGATTTTGATAGCTAATATAAATCACCCTGACACTTGTAGAAAATAGGGACATTCGCCCTTTACTTTTGTCCCTCACTGTATGGTATGAGTCGATCTTTAAATGGTGTATTCGTTTTATCCACTGTCCTTTGTTAGACTAGCGATTATAAGCAATATTTGAGATTTCTTTAGGCGCACCTCAgctgtttgaaaatgtgtttacgTTTGGTCGTGACTTTCCCACCATTGGCTTTATCCTCGACTTAAACTTTGGCGAAACGGTTTCAAGCCTCCTAAGTGACTAATTTGATTCGTTGGCGTCTTGGTGCTGTTGTCTTCTGTTTACGTGTTTTCGCAGAAATGATGTGGCATGTTTTATGTAGAACTGAGGAAGGGCACCGAACTTACTCCTTGACATTCAATCTAGGGACACTAGTGTTTATTAAAATATAACATGTACAACATGTAGCAACGTAGTAGAGAGGAGAGGAGAAAGGTCCTAAACCACCTCCAAATAAAAGTAGTTGTTGCTGCAGAGTCCTTTGGTGATATTTGAACTTAATAAAGACACTGCACCCTACTCAAATGATATGAAATTACTAAAATTACGTAAAGATGATGAAAATACATGGCAGAAtaaaatgtgcagtttaaatGAAACTGTAACCAATAGCGGTAATCTCAGTAttgttttgatgtttgtttttatttgtcgtattTTTGCTCCTCTTATTGTCTTATCAGTTAAACATTAAATTCTTGGTAACGAAagagagaggagaaaaaaaatcagatggaAAGGCAGTCGAACTTGAGGCCCAAATAAAGCTATTCATACTAATCATACTCGTCagatcaaacaaaataaaaacgctacAGTTAAGTGGTTGAAATATAAAAACTGAATAACTCTTTTGTATTTGTAACGTCTGTACATGCATTGTAACAGGTCCAATCCAGTTATCCATTTTGTGAAACTGTTATAACGTAACTGATCACTCACTGAAAGGGTTTATTATTTAAagaggctgtctgccggtttcactcaggaaaatgcactttttaaatacaggatttaaacaaattaactacttttcaatttatagatatgggcttttcataacgtgtgggagtgattttgtcctaaacccccacacccccagcctgtatttcgccattttgtgtttgttttgtaaacagcaggacgtttctgtgggaagacagtgtttacacccgtCCAGCCAATCGCACAGCGGGGggttggcgtgtcgcaaacggggccgggcgaacatgtcagctgcgtgacgtcactcccgcggcaatttgaaagcacgcacggattattattattttttttcactcactcactcactcactcactcactcactcactcactcactcactcactcactcactcactcactcactcactcactcactcactcacagaagcttacatgtgtgaatgagtgagtgaaaaaaaaaaatccgtgtgatttcaaattgccgcgggagtgacgtcacgcagctgacacgttcgccggccccgtttgcgacactccaccccccccgctctgcgattggctggaggggtgtcaacactgtctttccacagaaacgtcccgctgtttacaaaagaaacacaaaatggcaaaaaacaggctgggggtgtggggctttaggacaaaatcactcccacacgttatgaaaagcccatatctataacttGAAAACTAGTTAGTttatttaaatcctgtatttaaaaagtgcattttcctgagtgaaaccggcagacagcccctttaatctGGAAAAATAAGTGTACTTTTGTCTCTGTGTCTGATACCTTTACCTAATGACTTTTTATTCTTCTGGTAGTTAGAATGTGGAGTGCTGCCTTAAAAGTAATCTTCAGGCTGTGGAGGGGAAGAAATTAAATGCCTTTGAGACTTACCTGTAAGATTGACGCAATGGGTCCAAGGAGGAAGGCCTCTAAACTTCAACCTTTAGGGTCCAACTGTGGATGGGAAGTGCCTCTGAGGCCAAATGAGCCCAAAGATTACATCAATGAACTGTCCCATGAAGTTCTCTGTCACATATTCAGGTAGGCTTCCTTTTCAGTTTCACGGTAGTTATTGTGTTCGTATATTATGTATATTCCTGACTCATTTTCCTACTGGATTATACGATAAGATAGATAATAAGAATTGAGAATGCATGCATTTTCACTTAATAAGAATTGAgaatttatacattttcacTTACTTTTTTCCTACACAGAATTGATGAATGTGCTTTGAAAAATCAAGATCCTACTTTGTTAGATCTAGTCAAACAATGTACACACATCATACTCAAAACAAGcttgaaaattgtttttattaatgcCTACATAAACCTACAATCTTTACAAACCCTGATCCAGGCGAAGTTAATGATGGTAGACGATGGTTGATGATCAGCAGTTTTAGATTTATATTTTATGCAGTGTTTGTCAATGAGACCAATCTTTGCAAATTCATACAAATTTGAAAGATGCACAATATTTTCTAGGTACCTTCCTATGAAGGACATCATATGCATGGAGTGTCTGTCCAGAAAGCTCAGAGAAGCTGTCACCCTCTATTTGCGAGTGATCAAAGTTGTGGATCTTTGTGCTGGTCACTGGTGGGAATATATGCCCTCAGGTAAGCCTCTCCATGTCAAGTCATAAATCTCAACTTAACTTTATGgataaagcatttttaaaacaaccacagctACATACGAAGTGCTATTCATAAAGTAAGAAATTAGACATATGACGCTTTTCTAATGGATCGCTTCCACACTGaagtggcatttttttgtccccggatgttgcgtctccatgggactttttcggggcagagcggttccgttgtaacccTCTCGACAGtcgttctgcagcgccggttgTCTGGGGACGAGCGGGGCCGTGTCGTCATTGTCTGACTGGCCGAGAGCAATGCAGCAAgcaacgccgtggcacacgaccatttccttgttttaggTGAGAGGCAGAGGCGCTcgccggtcttcgccaaagtcataaaaatacagtatatacaataaatataataatgttttaaaaaaatgctgaactatatttacaatttaaaaggtacttgtggatgaatttgtaatgtttgtgttttctaaaaaaaacaatcacgagTGCACACTGGTTGCCTGGTCatgtgttcccattcacttgaatgagagctcaaGCCGCAGTTAAATGAATGAGGCAGAGCTCTCCATTCGAAATAGCGCAGGCGGTGTGTTTCACAAGCCAGTCGTGGAATCAAGATCACAATATTTAacccatggtggtccatatgaaattgtaaatatggttcaatgttggcgcgacttgccgctcgtgaaatgttatggcagagCCACACTGCGGGTGTGCAAGCTTTGACAGTTCAAATGATCCCGCCCTCATTCCGCGGCACGCCTGTTGTAATGGAAACGCAATGGCGGCCGTGTAGTATGGTTCCGAGAGGTGCGGTGTGGTGTGGTAGCGTGCTGTTCGGGGCTAATGGAAAAGcgtcaatataaaaacaaagactgttaaaaacataaaaacagtaaaGAATAAAACACTAGGTCTCAGGGTGTGTTGTTTAGCGGGAGTTAATTCCAAAGACGGACCAGCAACGGAACAAGCTCGATCCCTTCTGAGCCTCTGCGTAAGTCCTCGGTTCCTCCAGTAGTGTGTGGTACGGTGACCTGAGGCACGCGCCTAGCGTTTAAGGATTGAGGAGCTCAGGGGTAAGGTGGGGAGAGAGACCGTTTTAAAGATTGATCTAAAAACTGAATATTCGTTAGATAAACTCTGAAGTGTACAGGGAGTCATTGAAGGGAAGGCAGAATTATGTGCTTCCTCCTATGAGCTCCAGTTAGGAGGCGAGCAGTAGCGGTGGGGGGGCTGTTCGGTGGCTGATTAATAAAAAggctacaacaacaaacacaaatctACTATGTATTTTTATGCCTGTACTAGCAGAACAAACATCATAACAAGGGTAACATCAATGCTTTACTATGATGAGGTCACTCAGGTAATTCTTATGAATGATACGAGCAACACAAAAACTGGGGTAAGTTTGTAGATATAACAATAATTGTGAAGCCACATTGTTATGTAGCTATATTAGCAGCACCTTCCTTAAATGTGCCAACATAACAAGGCACTGCAGAAACAAATCTAAAGTCCATGAGTACCTCATTCACCGTAATGCTAAATTAAGAGCTGCCCGCCGCAGAGCAGGCCATTATGAATCACCTGAAGCTGTGAGTCTATAcacctttctttttcttcttggtcATAGGCTCCTGTGTTGTTTCATCACTGAGCCTTTTCTCCGTTGCAAAGAAACTTTCCAAATATGTCTCTTTTTGTACTCATTTTGCTAACTGCTCGATTACCATCAGCGCTACACGACTGCGATAATTAGCATCTCAACATGCGTCAAGAGTCCGTCGTAAACAGAGAGAATCCTGATcacttttcaaaatttttaagcCACGGCTAATCAATTAACCGGAAGTACAGttgagtaagttttttttttttttttttttttttttttataaagaattctttcaactgtgcaGACCGCGGCCCGGTGGTTGGGGATCACTGCTCTAGAGCACTACCACTAATACTCACATTGTGCTGTAAACATCCAACCGTGGTACACCTTATCAAACGCTGGCTGCAGTCATGTTCAACAGAAAAAGAAGATACACATAGTGTCCAGTGTCAAAAACTTATCCAACTCTATCCTGTGCTGTGCAGCATCTTAAAATCTGACTGCAAAACCTCCATGACATTATGTTCATCCAGAAAATATTTCAATTGAGGGtgcaccacttttttcagattattttttattttaataaaaagcaGTTTGGATATGAGTCTAAAATTCAACAGCACACCTTGATCAAGACCAGGTTTCTTGAGCAGGGGTTGCACTTGCACCACAGCATGTTTAATATGTTGGGGGACTACACCACAATACAGACTGCTGTTGATAATAGCCAAAACCAGGGGGGGGGTAgcatgcacttcacttcacaaatatggcactttactgtacattaatttatttaattcaatctccggtgtaataaccttgtttattgattgattgatttattgatttattattattattattattattattaattaaatctctggtgtaataaccttatttattgattgattgaattattattttttattttattatctgttctcattgctgctggacatgtaaatttcccagagggagccatcccaaagggatcaacaAAGTCTAAGTCCAATTGTAAACATATAATGGATTGTCATTTGCATTGCCTGCCAACCTGGCAGCAGACATGAGTAATATTTACGTTATGGTAGACTATTACCAACAAGTGGTTGTAAAGTAAAAATGGCATCTGAGCAGTTTATTTATATGAATTAGTGTTTTATAATAATGCTAGTGGATGAGTCTTTGTTAAAGGGAATATGTGGATTATGTGTGTGGAATATGTGTGTCTTAGTGCGTGTGACTATGGAATTTTCCACCTGGCAGGAAAAGCAATGAAAATGTATCTGCAAAATGTTGTCCGGGGAAAGTGCACTTGAACAATATGGTATGCATCTAAAAtggacagaaacacaaaaaaacaaaacaaaaaaactaaaagtatGAAGGACCTGATATTTCGAACTGTTCATCCCAAAACCTTCATCAGTTGTCAACTAGTGAAGTTCAGTAAGTAGTACTAAATAGGCAAGCAGCTTGAGAatagattttttgtttgtttgttttttgcttcagGTTTTACAGATAGCAGCTTCTTGCTCCTTTTGAAGAAGATGCCTGATCTGGAGCAGCTATATGGCCTCCACCCTCGAAACCTCGAGAGCAGACGAGTCAGAGGCTACGAGGCTTTCAGTATACCTGGTGTGGTGGAGGCACTCCAAGCCTGTCCCAGTCTGTTGGTCAGTATGCACTTGACTAGGCAGTGCGTGACTGTGACTGGTGCTTCATTCTTAGTTATAACAGTACAAGATAATGTGTGTGCATCACTGTTTTGTTAATAAGGGAAAACACAAAGGTTTGATCAAGGTGAgtattttaagtattttaaaAGCTATGGGTGATGAATAGTTGTCTTGCATTGTACAATTATCCGAAGGTCGTACCAGTGTGATGAGAAGCGGTGGTACTTGGTCCAGGGGAGATGGCACATATGGCTAGAAAAGCTGTTCTGTTCTAAATTTTCAATATAACAAAGTACTAGTGTCCGGTTTGACTGTATTTCAGGGTGTTGAGACGTCCCACCTTAAGCTGGTGGAGGCCATTTGGAACTACATGCCACAAGTTCACATACTTGGGAAGTTCCGCAATCGGAACGGGGCGTTCCCAATTCCTGCTGAGAA includes these proteins:
- the magt1 gene encoding dolichyl-diphosphooligosaccharide--protein glycosyltransferase subunit MAGT1: MCGKLLFSLFILFIFYHDSIDAQKKKETLLSEKVTQMMEWTSKRSVIRMNGDKFRRFVKAPPRNYSVVIMFTALQPQRQCGVCRQADEEYQVLANSWRYSSAFTNKVFFASVDFDEGSDVFQMLNMNSAPTFLHFPAKGKPRKSDNYELQVKGFAAEQLARWVADRTNVQIRVIRPPNYAGPLLLGFLLALIGGLAYLRRNNLEFLFNNNVWAFSALCFVLIMTSGQMWNHIRGPPYAHKNPNTGQISYIHGSSQAQFVAETHIVLLFNAAVTMGIVLLCEAATSDVDIGKRKIMCVTGIALVVLFFSWLLSIFRAKYHGYPYSFLMS